The window GGCATGGTCGAGCGGGGCGACGGCGCCGTCGTGGCCATCAGCAGCGAGCTCGCCGTCGGCGGGGGCGGCGCCGGAGACGCCGCGTACTCCGCCGCCAAGGGCGCCGTGCTCGGCCTGGTCCGCAGCACCGCCGCCGAGGTGGCACCGCACGGGGTGCGCGTCAACGCCGTCGCTCCCGGCCCCACCGACACCCCGCTGCTCGCCCCCGACTCCCCGTGGCGCGCCCCCGACTACCTCGCCACCCTCCCCACCCGGCGCCTCACGACACCGCAGGAGGTGGCGCGCTGCGCCGTGTGGCTCCTCGAGGAGGGCACCTACGCCGTCGGCGAGGTCCTCAACCCCAACTCCGGAGCGGTGATCTGACGTGACCGCCACCAGCAGCCCCAGCGCCCCGGCCGACAGCCGCGGCAGGGTCGCCCTCGTCACCGGCGCCGCCGGCGGCATGGGCGGCGCGCACGCCCGGCGCCTGGCCGCCGACGGCTGCACCCTCGCCGTCG is drawn from Quadrisphaera setariae and contains these coding sequences:
- a CDS encoding SDR family NAD(P)-dependent oxidoreductase — encoded protein: MTGVDGRVALVTGAASGIGAACAASLSARGWRVAGLDLAALPDGSPCAVGVAVDIADPAAVRAAVDHVVLQLGPVEAAVHAAGHYAEIPFEQTTTEQLHRMLRVHLGGALHVLQAVLPGMVERGDGAVVAISSELAVGGGGAGDAAYSAAKGAVLGLVRSTAAEVAPHGVRVNAVAPGPTDTPLLAPDSPWRAPDYLATLPTRRLTTPQEVARCAVWLLEEGTYAVGEVLNPNSGAVI